In Thermobaculum terrenum ATCC BAA-798, one genomic interval encodes:
- a CDS encoding AIR synthase related protein: MSEIPESRGETAYVVDAGDHYIATVLECLGTKSLVADAMRPHLGRSSYDRIAQDAVAAIVNDLVAVGATPLVVHAYFAVGASEWFADEERASDLVRGWARACLEAGASWGGGESPALGGIIRTDAIDLAGSAVGIVRPKSRLVTSDKLREGDAIVLLASTGIHTNGLSLARKLAAELPDGYLTPMEDGRYFGDALLDPAPLYSRVVEGAQQAGLEIHYMVHITGHGWRKLMRAPQDLTYLLEEVPTVPPVLEFICREGRIPEAEAYALFNMGAGFAIFLPPAQADELVRLASQQGVDALVAGRVIEGPRRVVIQPKGIEYSAEDLRIR, encoded by the coding sequence ATGAGCGAGATCCCCGAGAGTCGAGGGGAGACCGCCTACGTAGTGGATGCCGGAGACCACTACATCGCCACGGTGCTGGAGTGCCTGGGCACGAAGAGCCTCGTAGCGGACGCGATGAGGCCCCACCTAGGCAGGTCCTCCTACGACCGCATCGCTCAGGACGCCGTGGCCGCGATCGTCAACGACCTCGTCGCCGTCGGCGCCACCCCGCTGGTGGTGCACGCCTACTTCGCGGTGGGGGCCTCGGAGTGGTTCGCGGACGAGGAGAGGGCCTCGGACCTGGTGCGCGGCTGGGCGCGGGCCTGCTTGGAGGCCGGGGCCTCCTGGGGTGGCGGGGAGTCGCCGGCCCTCGGGGGCATCATCCGCACGGACGCGATAGACCTCGCGGGCTCGGCGGTGGGGATCGTGCGCCCCAAGAGCCGGCTGGTGACCTCGGACAAGCTGCGGGAGGGAGACGCGATCGTGCTGCTGGCCAGCACGGGGATACACACCAACGGGCTGAGCCTGGCGCGCAAGCTCGCCGCCGAGCTGCCCGACGGCTACCTCACCCCCATGGAAGACGGCAGGTACTTCGGTGACGCCCTCCTGGACCCCGCCCCCCTCTACTCGCGCGTGGTAGAGGGCGCCCAGCAGGCAGGGCTAGAGATCCACTACATGGTGCACATCACCGGCCACGGCTGGCGCAAGCTGATGCGCGCCCCCCAGGACCTGACCTACCTCCTGGAAGAGGTGCCCACGGTACCCCCAGTACTTGAGTTCATCTGTCGCGAGGGACGCATCCCGGAGGCCGAGGCCTACGCGCTGTTCAACATGGGAGCTGGCTTTGCGATCTTCCTGCCGCCGGCGCAGGCCGACGAGCTGGTGCGCCTGGCCTCCCAGCAGGGCGTTGATGCCCTGGTGGCGGGCAGGGTGATCGAGGGGCCGCGCAGGGTGGTGATCCAGCCCAAGGGCATAGAGTACTCCGCCGAGGACCTCCGGATACGCTAG
- a CDS encoding DUF72 domain-containing protein, with product MGTPYVGTSGYVYRDWRGRFYPQSLPQREWLGFYAERFDTVEINATFYGRFSRGVFERWGESTPERFRFALKGPRLITHVRRLREVEAPLEAFLFGARGLGSKLGVVLWQFPASMRADEEHVERLAAFCRLLPRGLRYAFEFRHDSWLAEGALEPLRALEASLVLNDSPHLPSWRIEMGGFTYIRMHGPGELYASRYTEEQLRSWADWIRERLRERDVYVYFNNDVRAYAVENAATLRGLL from the coding sequence GTGGGCACCCCTTACGTGGGCACCTCCGGCTACGTGTACAGGGATTGGCGCGGCAGGTTCTATCCGCAGTCCCTGCCGCAGCGGGAGTGGCTCGGGTTCTACGCCGAGCGCTTCGACACCGTGGAGATCAACGCCACCTTCTACGGCAGGTTCTCGCGCGGGGTGTTCGAGCGCTGGGGCGAGTCCACCCCCGAGCGCTTTCGCTTCGCGCTCAAGGGCCCGAGGCTGATCACGCACGTGCGGCGCCTGCGGGAGGTGGAGGCTCCCCTGGAGGCTTTTCTCTTCGGAGCCAGGGGTTTGGGAAGCAAGCTGGGGGTGGTCCTGTGGCAGTTCCCGGCCTCCATGCGCGCCGACGAGGAGCACGTGGAGAGGCTCGCGGCCTTCTGTCGGCTGCTGCCGAGGGGTCTGAGGTACGCTTTTGAGTTTCGACACGATTCCTGGCTCGCGGAGGGGGCCCTCGAGCCGCTGCGGGCGCTGGAGGCGTCGCTGGTGCTCAACGACTCCCCTCACCTCCCATCCTGGCGGATCGAGATGGGCGGCTTTACCTACATCAGGATGCACGGCCCGGGAGAGCTGTACGCTTCGCGGTACACCGAGGAGCAGCTGCGGTCCTGGGCTGACTGGATCAGGGAGCGCCTCCGCGAGCGGGATGTCTACGTCTACTTCAACAACGACGTGCGCGCCTACGCGGTCGAGAACGCCGCGACCCTGCGGGGCCTGCTCTAG
- a CDS encoding response regulator, with product MHRGKIFVVDDLEDFRQLLEDVLSEQGYEVLSFERAADALAALQAQAPDLLITDIRLGNENGLGLVRTIRANAETRQLPVIICTAAILDLEEVEPIADPCLHVLPKPFEIADLVRDVSDLLARGCK from the coding sequence ATGCACAGGGGAAAGATATTCGTGGTGGACGACCTGGAGGACTTCAGGCAGCTGCTGGAGGATGTGCTGTCGGAGCAGGGGTACGAGGTGCTGAGCTTCGAGCGAGCAGCCGATGCCCTGGCAGCGCTGCAGGCCCAGGCACCTGACCTGCTCATAACCGACATAAGGCTGGGGAACGAGAACGGTTTGGGGCTGGTACGCACAATCAGGGCCAACGCGGAGACCCGGCAGCTACCGGTCATCATCTGCACCGCGGCCATCCTGGACCTGGAGGAGGTTGAGCCGATCGCGGACCCATGCCTACACGTCCTACCGAAGCCGTTCGAGATCGCTGACTTGGTGCGAGATGTGAGCGACCTGCTGGCGAGGGGATGTAAGTGA
- a CDS encoding beta-galactosidase, translated as MYGPINPKAPFIWHGGDYNPEQWPPEVWVEDVRLMQEAHYNVPTVGVFSWVSLQPDEHTWDFEWLDRVLEMLHASGRYFVLATPTAAQPAWMSQRYPDVLRADNTGRRHHHGRRVNYCPNSPNYRRFIREVASRLAQRYGGHPGLLAWHVSNEYGGTCMCEVCAEAFRAWLRRRYGSLEEVNRSWWTRFWGHTYTDWSQITPPYANGENLTHGLTIDYKRFQSEAMLECFKIERDAIREHSPDVPVTTNLMGTYPLLDYREWAKEMDVVSWDCYPWPTADPGDIAFLHDLNRGLKDGRPFILMEQTPSSQNWQPVNQLKRPGVLRLWSYLAVAHGAETVMYFQWRRGRGGCEKFHGAVVEHHGRTDARVFREVSELGAELERLGDATIGAATPARVAVMFDWNNWWAIDDAVGPVREKRYVETVRQHYRAIWRKNVPVDVVFSDSDLSRYDLVIAPMLYMVKPGVAERIEGFVRGGGVFVATQFSGVADEHDLAFEGYPGPLRRVLGIWVEEIDALYEGQVNHIVMADGTGTYECGRMCDIVRTETARVVATYGEDFYAGTPVVTENRFGEGRAYYIASHPEDRFLDEFYGLLLLEQGVQPVMETPAGVEAALREKDGARLVFLLNHNPEEVTVRLPEGEAFLELLSGEELRGEIVMAAYDVRILRADA; from the coding sequence TTGTACGGTCCCATAAACCCCAAAGCTCCCTTCATCTGGCACGGCGGTGACTACAACCCCGAGCAATGGCCCCCTGAGGTGTGGGTGGAGGATGTGCGTCTCATGCAGGAGGCCCACTACAACGTCCCCACCGTCGGGGTGTTCAGCTGGGTGTCCCTCCAGCCCGACGAGCACACCTGGGACTTCGAGTGGCTGGATAGGGTGCTGGAGATGCTGCACGCCTCGGGCAGGTACTTCGTGCTGGCGACGCCCACGGCGGCGCAGCCCGCCTGGATGTCGCAGCGCTACCCCGACGTGCTGCGCGCGGACAACACCGGCCGCAGGCACCACCACGGCCGCAGGGTCAACTACTGCCCCAACTCCCCCAACTACCGGCGGTTCATCCGCGAGGTGGCGAGCCGGCTCGCGCAGCGCTACGGTGGGCATCCCGGCCTGCTGGCCTGGCACGTCTCCAACGAGTACGGCGGCACCTGCATGTGCGAAGTGTGCGCGGAGGCGTTCAGGGCCTGGCTGCGGAGGCGCTACGGCAGCCTCGAGGAGGTCAACCGCAGCTGGTGGACCCGGTTCTGGGGACATACCTACACCGACTGGTCGCAGATCACACCGCCTTACGCCAACGGCGAGAACCTGACGCACGGCCTGACGATCGACTACAAGCGTTTCCAGAGCGAGGCTATGCTCGAGTGCTTCAAGATCGAGCGCGACGCCATCCGGGAGCATTCCCCGGACGTGCCCGTCACCACCAACCTCATGGGCACCTACCCGCTGCTGGACTACCGCGAGTGGGCTAAGGAGATGGACGTGGTCTCCTGGGACTGCTACCCATGGCCCACGGCCGATCCCGGCGACATCGCCTTCCTGCACGACCTCAACAGGGGGTTGAAGGACGGCAGGCCCTTCATCCTCATGGAGCAGACGCCCAGTAGCCAGAACTGGCAGCCGGTCAACCAGCTCAAGCGGCCGGGAGTCCTCAGGCTGTGGAGCTACCTGGCGGTGGCCCACGGGGCGGAGACGGTGATGTACTTCCAATGGCGCCGCGGCAGGGGTGGTTGCGAGAAGTTCCATGGGGCCGTGGTGGAGCACCACGGCAGGACGGACGCCCGCGTGTTCCGGGAGGTCTCGGAGCTGGGCGCCGAGCTCGAGCGCCTAGGTGATGCGACCATCGGGGCCGCCACGCCCGCCAGGGTGGCCGTGATGTTCGACTGGAACAACTGGTGGGCGATAGACGACGCTGTGGGGCCCGTCCGGGAGAAGAGGTACGTCGAGACCGTGCGCCAGCACTACCGGGCGATCTGGCGGAAGAACGTGCCCGTGGACGTGGTCTTCAGCGACTCGGACCTGTCCCGCTACGACCTGGTGATAGCCCCGATGCTGTACATGGTGAAGCCCGGCGTGGCCGAGCGGATAGAGGGCTTCGTGCGCGGCGGGGGCGTGTTCGTGGCCACCCAGTTCTCGGGCGTGGCCGACGAGCACGACCTGGCGTTCGAGGGCTATCCCGGGCCGCTGCGGAGGGTGCTGGGCATCTGGGTGGAGGAGATAGATGCCCTGTATGAGGGTCAGGTCAACCACATCGTGATGGCCGACGGCACGGGCACCTACGAGTGTGGCCGCATGTGCGACATCGTGCGGACGGAGACCGCCAGGGTCGTGGCCACCTACGGCGAGGACTTCTACGCCGGCACGCCGGTGGTGACCGAGAACCGCTTCGGCGAGGGGAGGGCCTACTACATCGCCAGCCACCCGGAGGACCGCTTCCTGGACGAGTTCTACGGCCTGCTGCTGCTCGAGCAGGGAGTCCAGCCCGTGATGGAGACCCCCGCAGGGGTGGAGGCGGCGCTGCGGGAGAAGGACGGCGCGCGCCTGGTGTTCCTGCTCAACCACAACCCGGAGGAGGTGACCGTTCGCCTGCCCGAGGGCGAGGCCTTCCTGGAGCTGTTGAGCGGCGAGGAGCTCCGGGGAGAGATCGTGATGGCCGCCTACGACGTGCGGATCCTCCGGGCCGACGCCTGA
- a CDS encoding alkaline phosphatase D family protein, with the protein MFAREVAHTIRLATSRRRFLLSTGWLAGIALSAGPISQTRPVQPPRGSYPFTLGIASGDPLESSVVLWTRLAPDPLAPDGGMPPRPIPVRWEVYADAHMQRVVRRGTAIARPEYAHSVHVDVQGLSPDREYYYRFMAGKEESPLGRTRTAPSRGSQINRLAFAFASCQEFHSYYPAYGHMAREDLHFVVHLGDYIYENVLRAPRGLSLPAEVALEPQELASYRIRHALYKSDPQLQAAHAAFPWIVTWDDHEVENNYASEYSEDYPSVSPEEFLVRRAAAYRAYWEHMPLRVPSPEGPSLRLYRQLSFGDLLKLHVLDTRQYRDRQTSCAGEAMVEGYCRSATDPTRTILGEEQLQWLMQSLDSSRATWNVLAQQIIFSQRDNLPGPGMNYVGNGDQWDGYKSDRDRLLDFLRTRRPSNPIIITGDVHRNYAYEVKADFADPNSQTLGAEYVGTSISSGGTPTKREMVLGGTQDDPHQVMYNNSRGYVRCRITREVWQADYRVVDTVSRPESPISTLITLTSEDGDPGIKL; encoded by the coding sequence GTGTTCGCTAGAGAGGTAGCGCATACGATCAGGCTGGCCACAAGCAGGCGCCGGTTCTTGCTTTCCACGGGGTGGTTAGCAGGGATAGCCCTCTCCGCCGGTCCCATCTCCCAAACACGACCGGTACAACCCCCACGTGGCAGCTACCCGTTCACTCTGGGGATAGCCTCAGGAGACCCTTTGGAGAGCTCGGTCGTCTTGTGGACCAGGCTGGCCCCAGATCCCCTGGCACCCGACGGAGGCATGCCCCCTCGCCCAATACCTGTCAGGTGGGAGGTGTATGCAGATGCCCATATGCAGAGAGTGGTCAGGAGAGGTACTGCCATCGCCAGGCCGGAGTATGCCCACTCGGTGCACGTTGACGTGCAGGGTCTCAGTCCCGACCGCGAGTATTACTATCGCTTTATGGCAGGCAAGGAGGAGAGCCCCCTAGGCAGGACGCGTACCGCTCCTTCTCGTGGATCGCAGATCAATCGCTTAGCTTTCGCCTTTGCCTCCTGCCAGGAGTTTCACTCGTACTATCCTGCATACGGCCACATGGCCAGGGAGGATCTGCACTTCGTGGTGCATTTGGGCGACTACATCTACGAGAACGTACTGCGCGCCCCAAGGGGTTTGAGCCTGCCGGCGGAAGTCGCTCTCGAGCCCCAGGAACTGGCATCCTACAGGATAAGGCACGCATTGTACAAGTCAGATCCCCAGCTACAGGCGGCTCATGCTGCCTTCCCATGGATAGTGACCTGGGACGACCACGAGGTAGAGAACAACTACGCCAGCGAGTACTCCGAGGACTATCCAAGCGTGTCTCCAGAGGAGTTCCTGGTCCGCAGGGCCGCTGCCTATAGAGCCTACTGGGAACATATGCCGCTACGGGTACCCTCTCCAGAGGGTCCCAGTCTAAGGCTGTACAGGCAGCTATCCTTTGGAGACTTGTTGAAGCTGCATGTGCTGGACACGCGCCAGTACAGGGACAGGCAGACTAGCTGCGCAGGCGAAGCAATGGTCGAAGGCTACTGTCGATCCGCGACCGACCCAACAAGAACCATCCTAGGGGAGGAGCAGCTGCAATGGCTAATGCAATCACTGGACAGCTCCCGAGCGACCTGGAACGTCCTCGCTCAGCAGATCATCTTCTCGCAGCGGGACAACCTACCAGGACCGGGGATGAACTACGTGGGCAACGGAGATCAGTGGGATGGCTACAAGTCAGACCGCGACAGGCTGCTGGATTTCCTCCGAACGCGCAGGCCATCTAATCCGATAATCATCACCGGGGACGTGCACCGCAACTACGCCTATGAGGTCAAGGCCGACTTCGCCGACCCCAACTCCCAGACACTGGGAGCGGAGTACGTGGGTACGTCCATCAGTTCTGGAGGTACCCCCACCAAGCGGGAGATGGTGCTGGGCGGTACGCAGGACGATCCACACCAGGTAATGTACAACAACTCCAGAGGCTACGTGCGTTGCAGGATCACCAGAGAAGTATGGCAAGCGGACTACAGGGTGGTGGATACCGTAAGCAGGCCGGAATCTCCCATATCCACCTTGATCACCCTGACTAGCGAGGACGGCGACCCTGGGATAAAGCTCTAA
- a CDS encoding SRPBCC family protein, which produces MATVIKSIDVNVPVRTAYNQWTQFEEFPRFMEGVKEVRQLDDKRLHWRAEIGGKEEEWDAEITEQIPDERVAWTSTTGARNAGVVTFHYIDDNTTRVTLQLEYEPEGLVENIGSMVGAVDRRVEGDLKRFKEFIESRGVETGGWRGTIQDHPEAGHDPSERM; this is translated from the coding sequence ATGGCTACCGTAATCAAGAGCATAGACGTGAACGTGCCGGTGCGCACCGCCTACAATCAGTGGACCCAGTTCGAGGAGTTCCCCAGGTTCATGGAGGGCGTCAAGGAAGTGAGGCAGCTGGATGACAAGCGCCTCCACTGGCGCGCCGAGATAGGCGGCAAGGAGGAGGAGTGGGACGCCGAGATCACCGAGCAGATTCCGGACGAGCGCGTGGCCTGGACCAGCACCACGGGCGCGCGCAACGCCGGCGTGGTGACCTTCCACTACATTGACGACAACACCACCCGAGTGACTCTGCAGCTGGAGTACGAGCCCGAGGGCTTGGTGGAGAACATAGGCAGCATGGTCGGCGCGGTGGACCGCAGGGTGGAAGGCGATCTCAAGCGCTTCAAGGAGTTCATAGAGAGCCGCGGCGTGGAGACCGGTGGCTGGAGGGGCACCATACAGGACCACCCGGAGGCCGGCCACGATCCCTCCGAGAGGATGTGA
- a CDS encoding sulfite exporter TauE/SafE family protein, translating into MRKLLILAIVGLAAQLVDGSLGMAYGVTSTTLLVLAGIAPAFASASVHLAEVGTTLVSGLSHWKLGNVSWSAVGWLAVPGAVGAFCGAVVLSSVSAEAAKPWIALFLFLLGTYILIRFAFLGQSTPQIKKQLTPKFLVPLGALAGFLDAAGGGGWGPISTPTILASGRLDPRRTVGTVDTSEFLVAIAASAGFLVSLDRSQIALQLVLALLIGGMIAAPIAAWLVRKMHPRVLGSAVGGLILLTNARTLLTSLDASQSIAATAYGVIGVVWLAACVTAFVASRQESGERHVEISREYEYSS; encoded by the coding sequence TTGCGCAAGTTGTTGATACTGGCCATAGTGGGGTTGGCCGCGCAGTTGGTCGACGGCTCCCTGGGTATGGCCTACGGTGTGACCTCGACCACGTTGCTGGTGCTGGCTGGGATAGCGCCAGCCTTTGCCTCCGCCAGCGTGCACCTTGCGGAGGTGGGGACTACGCTGGTGTCGGGCCTCTCGCACTGGAAGCTGGGCAACGTCAGCTGGTCGGCAGTAGGCTGGCTAGCTGTGCCGGGGGCCGTAGGGGCCTTCTGCGGGGCTGTGGTGCTCAGCTCGGTGTCTGCTGAGGCCGCCAAGCCCTGGATAGCTTTGTTCCTTTTCCTCCTGGGGACCTATATCCTGATCCGTTTTGCCTTCCTGGGCCAGAGCACTCCTCAGATAAAGAAGCAGCTCACCCCGAAGTTCCTGGTCCCCCTTGGGGCGTTGGCCGGCTTCCTGGATGCGGCCGGTGGCGGTGGCTGGGGACCAATATCCACCCCCACCATATTGGCCTCAGGTAGGCTCGATCCCCGCCGCACTGTGGGCACGGTGGACACGAGCGAGTTTCTGGTGGCGATAGCCGCCAGCGCCGGCTTCCTAGTGTCCCTGGATCGCAGCCAGATAGCCCTGCAGCTCGTGCTGGCGCTGCTGATAGGGGGTATGATCGCCGCTCCGATCGCGGCCTGGCTGGTGCGAAAGATGCACCCGCGCGTGCTCGGGTCCGCAGTGGGAGGGCTCATCCTGCTGACCAACGCCCGCACGCTGCTGACATCCTTGGATGCCAGCCAATCCATCGCCGCCACCGCCTACGGCGTGATCGGCGTGGTGTGGTTGGCAGCATGTGTCACAGCCTTCGTTGCCTCTCGTCAGGAGTCGGGTGAGAGGCACGTGGAGATCTCGAGAGAGTACGAGTACTCGAGCTAG
- a CDS encoding DUF421 domain-containing protein, whose protein sequence is MNSILRGLAVYLFLLVIFRINGKRSLAQITTFDAVLLLIISEAIQQAMIDGDNSLTNAFLIVLTLVGTDLVLSFLTLRFRALDKLVNDVPLVLVENGVVHHDRLRRARVSLDDVLENARTIHGLERMEQIKYAVLERDGHISIIPSWVPWVTARATTEGSR, encoded by the coding sequence ATGAACTCTATACTCAGGGGACTGGCGGTGTACCTCTTCCTGCTGGTGATCTTTCGGATCAACGGCAAGCGATCGCTCGCGCAGATCACCACCTTCGACGCGGTGCTCCTGCTGATCATCTCCGAAGCGATCCAGCAGGCGATGATCGACGGGGACAACTCCTTGACCAACGCCTTCCTCATCGTGCTGACGCTGGTGGGCACGGATCTCGTGCTCTCCTTCCTCACCCTGCGCTTTCGCGCCCTGGATAAGCTGGTGAACGATGTGCCCCTCGTGCTGGTGGAGAACGGAGTGGTGCACCACGACCGGCTGAGGCGCGCCAGGGTCAGCCTGGATGACGTGCTGGAGAACGCCCGCACCATCCACGGGCTGGAGCGGATGGAGCAGATCAAGTACGCGGTGCTCGAGAGGGACGGTCACATATCCATCATCCCCAGCTGGGTGCCCTGGGTCACCGCCAGGGCCACGACGGAGGGCTCGCGATAG